One region of Streptomyces leeuwenhoekii genomic DNA includes:
- a CDS encoding PRC-barrel domain-containing protein, giving the protein MPTNSIWSYPPQSGHVEGQDLTGCSVAASDGTIGHVDREADHHGMRHLVVDTGVWIFGRSVLVPVGVVTDIDAGAGKVTVACTRAEVKAAPRFRTDSETMDRAYLTAVGDYYHGLPPRQAPVT; this is encoded by the coding sequence TTGCCCACGAACAGCATCTGGTCGTACCCGCCGCAGAGCGGACATGTGGAGGGTCAGGACCTCACGGGCTGCAGCGTCGCCGCGAGCGACGGCACCATCGGCCATGTGGACCGGGAGGCCGACCACCACGGCATGCGGCACCTCGTCGTCGACACCGGCGTATGGATCTTCGGTCGGAGCGTTCTCGTGCCGGTCGGCGTCGTGACGGACATCGACGCCGGCGCCGGAAAGGTCACGGTGGCCTGCACCAGGGCCGAGGTCAAGGCCGCTCCCCGCTTCCGCACCGACAGCGAGACCATGGACCGTGCGTACCTCACGGCCGTGGGGGACTACTATCACGGGCTGCCGCCTCGGCAGGCCCCTGTGACCTGA
- a CDS encoding ATP-binding protein produces the protein MEAMDGAAAAATGEAPVTTPVRGAVDSAASARAYARSVVHAEWGAAGREVREQDVIDLQLVVSELVTNAIRHGGGLAGFEAWATTDGVRIAVHDHSEVIPQAALDATAPLPVTHRGSGYGWPLIVRLAREVAVDRRPEGGKTISALVPIRPAESA, from the coding sequence ATGGAAGCAATGGACGGGGCCGCGGCGGCGGCGACCGGCGAGGCGCCGGTGACGACCCCGGTGCGGGGTGCGGTGGACAGTGCGGCGAGCGCCCGGGCCTACGCCCGGTCCGTGGTCCACGCGGAATGGGGCGCGGCGGGCCGCGAGGTACGGGAGCAGGACGTCATCGACCTGCAGCTCGTCGTATCGGAACTGGTCACCAACGCGATCCGGCACGGCGGCGGGCTGGCCGGCTTCGAGGCGTGGGCGACCACCGACGGCGTGCGGATCGCCGTGCACGACCACAGCGAGGTCATCCCGCAAGCCGCGCTCGATGCCACCGCCCCGCTGCCCGTCACCCATCGCGGCAGCGGATACGGCTGGCCGCTCATCGTCCGCCTGGCGCGGGAGGTCGCCGTCGACCGGCGCCCCGAGGGCGGCAAGACCATCAGTGCGCTCGTGCCGATCCGTCCCGCCGAGTCCGCCTGA
- a CDS encoding ATP-binding protein encodes MAAEPRWDKTLGSEEITNRTAGFAGELHNVTSARLVAEEFLYDLSRVSPPSAPEHWDDILLVVTELAANAVQYAPGPFELTLRRTFDGVHVVMHDTSTTPPAPRPFHPSRGGGGIGWHLIHTLSDQVSVVTHERGKEIHVFLPW; translated from the coding sequence ATGGCAGCCGAGCCGCGTTGGGACAAGACACTGGGTTCCGAAGAGATCACGAACCGCACCGCCGGTTTCGCCGGCGAGTTGCACAACGTGACAAGCGCACGTCTGGTCGCGGAGGAGTTCCTCTACGACCTGTCACGCGTGTCACCCCCGTCGGCCCCCGAACACTGGGACGACATCCTGCTGGTCGTCACGGAACTGGCCGCCAACGCGGTCCAGTACGCCCCGGGACCCTTCGAGCTGACCCTGCGCCGTACGTTCGACGGCGTGCACGTGGTGATGCACGACACGAGCACGACGCCGCCGGCGCCCCGCCCCTTCCACCCCAGCCGCGGCGGTGGCGGCATCGGCTGGCATCTGATCCATACGCTCAGCGATCAGGTGAGTGTCGTCACTCACGAGCGGGGCAAGGAGATCCACGTCTTCCTCCCCTGGTGA
- a CDS encoding DUF4190 domain-containing protein: MTGYGSSPAASAGSRTNGLAIASLICGIVGLLIFNVVLGPIAIILGAVGMRQAPAKGGAGMAKAGIVLGVIDLVLFFVLWAVAASNGGVSWYVGG, translated from the coding sequence ATGACGGGTTACGGCAGTTCCCCTGCCGCCTCCGCCGGTTCGCGCACCAACGGTCTGGCCATCGCCAGTCTGATCTGCGGAATCGTCGGACTGCTCATTTTCAATGTGGTACTCGGCCCGATCGCCATCATCCTGGGTGCCGTCGGCATGCGGCAGGCACCGGCCAAGGGCGGCGCGGGCATGGCCAAGGCCGGGATCGTGCTCGGCGTCATCGATCTGGTCCTGTTCTTCGTCCTCTGGGCGGTGGCCGCCTCCAACGGCGGTGTCTCCTGGTACGTGGGCGGCTGA
- a CDS encoding AMP-dependent synthetase/ligase has product MRDVAPALPAAPLPTGGLADSVFERAARTPDLPMLARRTGTAPDVWEEVTAAAFRDEVVGVAKGLIASGIAPADRVALMARTRYEWTILSHALWAVGAEVVPVYPSSSREQVAWILRDAGCVAAAVEDEQGLMTVGSVCVSLPLLRHVWQLDAGALADLTARGACLPTAAVDSLRRIVPPDSTAVVAYTSGTTGRAMGCLLSHRNLASVCDTLLAGWGHTAAPPGEQGAVLAFLPFSHVYGLMVQGLCVRGGLLLGHEPDLGAQALTAALRSFRPTYFYAVPSVFENLYKGLLRTAQRTGRGALFARAAETARDFAAASERQRLGRGPGPGLDLRLQHALYERTVYRRLRQALGGRVRRAVSGGSPLSPELSRFFEGIGVYVHDGYGLTETGGGVTMQPLGREKTGTVGQALPGTRIRVAADGEILVRGPSVFRGYAGDASATGAALRDGWLATGDLGHLDEEGYLTITGRKKDVIITSGGKSVAPAALEQRLRLHPLVHQAVVVGDNRPCVGALITLDPEFLAHWRAGLALQGEAPLREAREENALREEIARAVAAANSAVSRSESIRVFRVLAEPFDVAGGLLTPSMKLRRDEIVRTYASEIEAMYATRPGRRSPAGPREPERWDDPDDVFLR; this is encoded by the coding sequence ATGCGCGACGTCGCTCCCGCCCTGCCGGCCGCCCCGCTTCCGACCGGCGGGCTGGCCGACAGCGTCTTCGAGCGGGCGGCCCGCACCCCGGACCTGCCGATGCTGGCCCGCCGCACCGGCACGGCGCCGGACGTCTGGGAAGAGGTGACGGCCGCCGCCTTCCGCGACGAAGTGGTCGGCGTGGCCAAGGGGCTGATCGCCTCCGGGATCGCCCCGGCCGACCGCGTCGCACTGATGGCGCGCACCCGCTACGAGTGGACGATCCTCAGTCACGCCCTGTGGGCGGTGGGCGCCGAGGTGGTCCCCGTCTATCCGTCCTCCTCCCGGGAGCAGGTGGCGTGGATCCTGCGCGACGCCGGCTGCGTGGCCGCGGCGGTCGAGGACGAGCAGGGCCTGATGACCGTGGGCTCGGTGTGCGTGTCGCTGCCGCTGCTGCGCCACGTGTGGCAACTGGACGCGGGCGCGCTGGCCGACCTCACGGCCCGGGGCGCCTGCCTGCCGACGGCCGCGGTGGACTCGTTGCGCCGGATCGTGCCGCCGGACTCCACGGCGGTGGTCGCCTACACCTCCGGCACCACCGGCCGGGCCATGGGCTGTCTCCTCAGCCACCGGAACCTGGCCTCCGTCTGCGACACGCTGCTCGCCGGCTGGGGGCACACGGCCGCGCCGCCGGGAGAGCAGGGAGCCGTGCTCGCCTTCCTGCCGTTCTCCCATGTGTACGGGCTGATGGTCCAGGGCCTGTGCGTGCGCGGCGGCCTGCTCCTGGGGCACGAGCCGGACCTGGGGGCACAGGCCCTGACGGCGGCGCTGCGCTCCTTCCGCCCGACGTACTTCTACGCCGTCCCGTCGGTGTTCGAGAACCTCTACAAGGGGCTGCTGCGCACCGCCCAGCGGACGGGCCGCGGGGCGCTGTTCGCGCGGGCGGCCGAGACGGCGCGGGATTTCGCCGCTGCGTCGGAGCGGCAGCGGCTGGGCCGGGGCCCCGGGCCCGGTCTCGACCTGCGGCTCCAGCACGCCCTGTACGAGCGGACGGTGTACCGCCGGCTGCGGCAGGCCCTGGGCGGCCGGGTGCGCCGGGCGGTGTCCGGCGGTTCGCCGCTGAGCCCTGAGCTGTCCCGGTTCTTCGAGGGCATCGGCGTCTACGTCCACGACGGGTACGGGCTGACGGAGACCGGGGGCGGGGTGACGATGCAGCCGCTGGGCCGGGAGAAGACCGGGACCGTCGGGCAGGCCCTGCCCGGCACCCGGATCCGGGTGGCCGCCGACGGGGAGATCCTGGTGCGCGGGCCGTCCGTGTTCCGGGGGTACGCCGGCGACGCGTCCGCCACCGGGGCGGCGCTGCGCGACGGCTGGCTGGCCACCGGCGACCTCGGACACCTGGACGAGGAGGGCTACCTGACGATCACCGGCCGCAAGAAGGACGTCATCATCACCAGCGGCGGCAAGAGCGTGGCGCCCGCCGCCCTGGAGCAGCGGCTGCGGCTGCATCCGCTCGTCCACCAGGCGGTCGTCGTGGGCGACAACCGGCCCTGTGTCGGAGCGCTGATCACCCTGGATCCGGAGTTCCTGGCGCACTGGCGGGCGGGGCTGGCGCTGCAGGGCGAGGCACCGCTGCGGGAGGCCCGGGAGGAGAACGCCCTGCGGGAGGAGATCGCGCGCGCCGTGGCCGCCGCCAACAGCGCGGTGTCGCGTTCGGAGTCGATCCGGGTCTTCCGGGTGCTGGCGGAGCCGTTCGACGTGGCGGGCGGACTCCTCACCCCGTCGATGAAGCTGCGCCGGGACGAGATCGTGCGTACCTACGCCTCGGAGATCGAGGCGATGTACGCGACTCGGCCCGGCCGGCGATCGCCGGCCGGGCCGAGGGAGCCGGAGCGGTGGGACGACCCGGACGATGTGTTCCTCCGCTGA
- a CDS encoding DUF6480 family protein: MSYTNPDPEPERTTGLEPGGGVPPGETPPAESSMPEAGPREVHNPPKGWAKAPLALILGLVVLVAAFFLAYALILIF, translated from the coding sequence ATGAGTTACACGAATCCCGATCCCGAGCCCGAGCGCACGACCGGTCTGGAACCGGGAGGCGGCGTGCCGCCCGGTGAGACCCCGCCAGCCGAGAGCAGCATGCCCGAGGCGGGCCCGCGCGAGGTGCACAACCCGCCCAAGGGGTGGGCGAAGGCACCGCTGGCCCTGATCCTCGGCCTGGTGGTCCTGGTCGCGGCCTTCTTCCTGGCGTACGCCCTGATCCTGATCTTCTGA
- the glgB gene encoding 1,4-alpha-glucan branching enzyme, whose protein sequence is MALRDTSLPEPSGPVPAASGPAGAAPALDPSDRGRLLAGAHHDPHALLGAHPVPGGIAFRALRPSARAVSVAVGGERHPLVPEGDGLFSGVLPLTSVPEYTLVVAYEDAEYKVHDPYRFLPALGEFDLHLIREGRHEQLWKALGAEPMSHQGVAGTRFTVWAPNARGVRVAGDFTYWDGTAFPMRSLGASGVWELFLPGIGEGARYKFEITSQYGHRFLKADPMARLAEEPPNTASVVTASAYQWGDQEWMRHRGDTPLHRAPFSVYEVHLPSWRPGLSYRQLAEELPAYVKDLGFTHVELMPVAEHPYGPSWGYQVTSYYAPTARLGSPDDFKYLVDSLHRAGIGVIMDWVPAHFPKDDWALARFDGDPLYEPGDSRRAEHPDWGTYTFDFARTEVRNFLVANAVYWCEEFHIDGLRVDAVASMLYLDYSRDSGQWEPNVYGGREDLAAMAFLQEMNATVYRRCPGVVTIAEESTAWGGVTRPTDTGGLGFGFKWNMGWMHDSLEYVSHEPVHRKYHHHEMTFSMVYAYSENYVLPISHDEVVHGKQALVSKMPGDWWQRRANVRAYLGFMWAHPGKQLLFMGQEFAQGAEWSEKHGPEWWLLDEGYHSAGDHRGVQDLVRDLNARYRTTPALWQRDTDPGGFRWVAVDAAEDNVFAFLRFDAGGAPLLAVSNFSPVVRHDYRLAVGDDVVAWHEVLNTDAARYGGGEVINPGPLEPEEGVLRLTLPPLATVWMVPCLL, encoded by the coding sequence GTGGCCCTGCGCGACACCTCGCTCCCCGAGCCGTCCGGTCCCGTCCCCGCGGCCTCCGGGCCGGCCGGGGCCGCCCCCGCCCTGGACCCGTCCGACCGGGGGCGCCTGCTGGCGGGCGCCCACCACGATCCGCATGCCCTGCTCGGTGCCCATCCGGTGCCCGGCGGGATCGCCTTCCGGGCGCTGCGCCCCTCCGCCCGGGCGGTGAGCGTGGCCGTCGGCGGCGAGCGGCATCCGCTCGTCCCGGAGGGGGACGGGCTGTTCTCCGGTGTCCTGCCGCTGACGTCGGTCCCCGAGTACACCCTGGTGGTGGCGTACGAGGACGCCGAGTACAAGGTGCACGACCCGTACCGGTTCCTGCCCGCCCTCGGCGAGTTCGACCTGCACCTGATCCGCGAAGGGCGGCACGAGCAACTGTGGAAGGCGCTCGGCGCCGAGCCGATGAGCCACCAGGGCGTGGCCGGCACCCGCTTCACGGTGTGGGCGCCGAACGCGCGCGGGGTGCGGGTCGCCGGGGACTTCACCTACTGGGACGGGACCGCCTTCCCGATGCGGTCCCTCGGGGCGTCCGGCGTGTGGGAGCTGTTCCTGCCCGGCATCGGCGAGGGCGCCCGGTACAAGTTCGAGATCACCTCCCAGTACGGGCACCGATTCCTCAAGGCCGACCCGATGGCGCGCCTGGCCGAGGAGCCGCCGAACACCGCGTCGGTGGTGACGGCGTCGGCCTACCAGTGGGGCGACCAGGAGTGGATGCGGCACCGGGGCGACACCCCCCTGCACCGGGCCCCGTTCTCGGTGTACGAGGTCCACCTGCCCTCCTGGCGGCCGGGACTGTCCTACCGGCAGCTCGCCGAGGAGCTGCCCGCGTACGTCAAGGACCTCGGTTTCACCCACGTCGAGCTGATGCCGGTCGCCGAGCACCCCTACGGCCCGTCCTGGGGCTACCAGGTGACGTCGTACTACGCGCCCACCGCCCGGCTCGGCTCGCCGGACGACTTCAAGTACCTGGTCGACTCCCTCCACCGGGCCGGCATCGGCGTGATCATGGACTGGGTGCCGGCGCACTTCCCGAAGGACGACTGGGCGCTGGCCCGGTTCGACGGGGACCCGCTGTACGAGCCCGGGGACTCCCGGCGCGCGGAGCACCCGGACTGGGGGACGTACACGTTCGACTTCGCCCGCACGGAGGTGCGCAACTTCCTCGTGGCGAACGCGGTGTACTGGTGCGAGGAGTTCCACATCGACGGTCTGCGGGTCGACGCGGTCGCCTCGATGCTCTACCTGGACTACTCGCGGGACTCCGGCCAGTGGGAGCCCAACGTGTACGGCGGCCGGGAGGACCTCGCGGCGATGGCGTTCCTGCAGGAGATGAACGCCACCGTCTACCGGCGGTGCCCCGGCGTGGTGACCATCGCCGAGGAGTCCACCGCGTGGGGCGGGGTGACCCGGCCCACCGACACCGGCGGCCTCGGCTTCGGTTTCAAGTGGAACATGGGCTGGATGCACGACTCGCTGGAGTACGTCTCCCACGAGCCGGTGCACCGCAAGTACCACCACCACGAGATGACCTTCTCGATGGTGTACGCCTACAGCGAGAACTACGTCCTGCCCATCTCCCACGACGAGGTGGTGCACGGCAAGCAGGCACTGGTCTCCAAGATGCCGGGCGACTGGTGGCAGCGGCGCGCCAACGTCCGCGCCTACCTCGGCTTCATGTGGGCCCACCCCGGCAAGCAGCTCCTCTTCATGGGCCAGGAGTTCGCCCAGGGGGCCGAGTGGTCGGAGAAGCACGGCCCGGAGTGGTGGCTGCTGGACGAGGGCTACCACTCGGCGGGCGACCACCGCGGGGTCCAGGACCTGGTGCGCGATCTGAACGCCCGCTACCGCACCACCCCCGCGCTGTGGCAGCGCGACACCGATCCCGGCGGCTTCCGCTGGGTCGCGGTGGACGCCGCCGAGGACAACGTCTTCGCGTTCCTGCGCTTCGACGCCGGGGGCGCGCCGCTGCTGGCGGTGTCCAACTTCTCCCCCGTCGTCCGCCACGACTACCGGCTCGCCGTCGGCGACGACGTCGTCGCCTGGCACGAGGTCCTCAACACCGACGCCGCCCGCTACGGCGGGGGCGAGGTGATCAACCCGGGACCGCTCGAGCCGGAGGAGGGTGTCCTGCGGCTCACGCTGCCACCTCTGGCCACGGTGTGGATGGTGCCCTGCCTTCTGTGA
- a CDS encoding maltokinase N-terminal cap-like domain-containing protein: MPKTASLRPRRTRLAEPMASLGELLREWLPRQRWFAGKDRPVTDLGLLSMTELFPGCLHLLVHAGHGTVPAPGGAPPAGDCYQLLLGVREHPAPRLGRALIGQVQEGPLAGRTVYDALHDPRTAQLLLERLRHPGKAGPLRFECDPSRPVPGGLVPRLLDAEQSNSSLVYGDEFILKLFRRIQPGVNPDLEVPGALARQGCGRVPAPVAWFRTTHPYEATLGVLQPFLPGAADGWTLALNALASGDVFTAQAYELGRATAEVHLALASAFPNGAPGENGRTAAAMTERLTAAAHCVPALQPFVPRLRAAFAALATCDVGPPAQRIHGDLHLGQVLRAGREWFVIDFEGEPSRPLAERRSAHSPVRDVAGMLRSFDYAARQRRPWRPEWARRCREAYCAGYAAHAGWDPRKKHGLLRAYETDRAVYEVLYEARHRPDWLPVPMAAIERLAVRGD, encoded by the coding sequence ATGCCGAAGACCGCATCCCTGCGCCCGCGACGTACACGCCTCGCCGAGCCCATGGCGTCGCTCGGCGAGCTGCTGCGCGAGTGGCTGCCGCGGCAGCGCTGGTTCGCGGGCAAGGACCGGCCCGTCACCGACCTCGGCCTGCTGTCGATGACCGAGCTGTTCCCGGGCTGTCTGCACCTGCTGGTCCACGCGGGCCACGGCACCGTGCCCGCGCCCGGCGGCGCTCCCCCGGCCGGCGACTGCTACCAACTGCTGCTCGGGGTGCGCGAGCATCCGGCACCCCGGCTGGGCCGGGCGCTGATCGGCCAGGTGCAGGAGGGACCGCTGGCCGGGCGCACGGTCTACGACGCGCTCCACGACCCGCGGACGGCGCAGTTGCTCCTGGAGCGGCTGCGGCACCCCGGCAAGGCCGGTCCGCTGCGCTTCGAGTGCGACCCGTCCCGGCCGGTGCCGGGCGGGCTGGTGCCGCGGCTGCTGGACGCCGAGCAGTCCAACTCCTCGCTCGTGTACGGCGACGAGTTCATCCTCAAGCTCTTCCGGCGCATCCAGCCCGGCGTCAACCCGGATCTGGAGGTGCCGGGCGCGCTGGCCCGGCAGGGCTGCGGCCGGGTCCCCGCCCCCGTGGCGTGGTTTCGTACCACCCACCCCTACGAGGCGACCCTCGGTGTGCTCCAGCCGTTCCTGCCGGGCGCGGCCGACGGCTGGACGCTGGCGCTGAACGCGCTGGCCTCGGGGGACGTCTTCACCGCGCAAGCCTATGAACTGGGCCGGGCGACGGCGGAGGTGCACCTGGCGCTGGCCTCCGCCTTCCCCAACGGCGCCCCCGGTGAGAACGGGCGCACGGCTGCGGCGATGACCGAGCGGCTGACCGCCGCCGCGCACTGCGTGCCGGCGCTCCAGCCGTTCGTGCCCCGGCTGCGGGCCGCCTTCGCCGCGCTCGCCACCTGCGACGTCGGGCCCCCCGCCCAGCGCATCCACGGCGACCTGCACCTGGGCCAGGTGCTGCGGGCCGGCCGCGAGTGGTTCGTCATCGACTTCGAGGGCGAGCCGTCCCGCCCGCTGGCGGAGCGGCGCAGCGCCCACTCCCCCGTGCGGGACGTCGCCGGCATGCTGCGCTCCTTCGACTACGCCGCCCGCCAGCGCCGCCCGTGGCGTCCGGAATGGGCCCGCCGCTGCCGCGAGGCGTACTGCGCGGGCTACGCCGCCCACGCCGGGTGGGACCCGCGCAAGAAGCACGGCCTGCTGCGCGCCTACGAGACGGACCGGGCCGTGTACGAGGTGCTGTACGAGGCGCGGCACCGCCCCGACTGGCTTCCCGTTCCCATGGCGGCGATCGAACGACTCGCCGTGAGAGGAGACTGA
- the treS gene encoding maltose alpha-D-glucosyltransferase — translation MTVNEPVPDTFEDTPAKDRDPDWFKRAVFYEVLVRSFQDSNGDGVGDLKGLTAKLDYLQWLGVDCLWLPPFFKSPLRDGGYDVSDYTAVLPEFGNLADFVEFVDAAHQRGMRVIIDFVMNHTSDQHPWFQESRKDPDGPYGDYYVWADDDKQYQDARIIFVDTEVSNWTYDPVRKQYYWHRFFSHQPDLNYENPAVQEEILAALRFWLDLGVDGYRLDAVPYLYAAEGTNCENLPATHEFLKRVRREIDALYPDTVLLAEANQWPEDVVDYFGDFASGGDECHMAFHFPVMPRIFMAVRRESRYPVSEILAKTPAIPSGCQWGIFLRNHDELTLEMVTDEERDYMWAEYAKDPRMRANIGIRRRLAPLLDNDRHTIELFSALLLSLPGSPIIYYGDEIGMGDNIWLGDRDAVRTPMQWTPDRNAGFSTCDPGRLTLPTIMDPVYGYQVTNVEASMASPSSLLHWTRRMIEIRKQNPAFGLGSYTELPSSNPAVLAFLREYEDDLVLCVNNFARFAQPTELDLRRFAGRHPVELFGGVRFPAIGELPYLLTLGGHGFYWFRLTRVASRIGRRL, via the coding sequence ATGACCGTGAACGAGCCCGTACCGGACACCTTCGAGGACACACCGGCCAAGGACCGCGACCCCGATTGGTTCAAACGCGCCGTCTTCTACGAGGTCCTCGTCCGCTCCTTCCAGGACAGCAACGGCGACGGCGTCGGCGACCTCAAGGGCCTGACCGCCAAGCTCGACTATCTGCAGTGGCTCGGCGTCGACTGCCTCTGGCTGCCGCCCTTCTTCAAGTCGCCCCTGCGCGACGGCGGCTACGACGTCTCCGACTACACCGCCGTCCTGCCCGAGTTCGGCAACCTCGCCGACTTCGTGGAGTTCGTGGACGCCGCCCACCAGCGCGGCATGCGCGTGATCATCGACTTCGTCATGAACCACACCAGCGACCAGCACCCGTGGTTCCAGGAGTCCCGCAAGGACCCCGACGGCCCCTACGGCGACTACTACGTCTGGGCCGACGACGACAAGCAGTACCAGGACGCCCGGATCATCTTCGTCGACACCGAGGTGTCGAACTGGACCTACGACCCGGTCCGCAAGCAGTACTACTGGCACCGGTTCTTCTCCCACCAGCCGGACCTCAACTACGAGAACCCGGCCGTGCAGGAGGAGATCCTCGCCGCGCTCCGCTTCTGGCTCGACCTGGGCGTCGACGGCTACCGGCTGGACGCCGTGCCCTATCTGTACGCGGCCGAGGGCACCAACTGCGAGAACCTGCCCGCCACGCACGAGTTCCTCAAGCGGGTGCGCCGCGAGATCGACGCCCTCTACCCGGACACCGTGCTGCTGGCGGAGGCCAACCAGTGGCCCGAGGACGTCGTCGACTACTTCGGCGACTTCGCCTCCGGCGGCGACGAGTGCCACATGGCCTTCCACTTCCCGGTCATGCCGCGCATCTTCATGGCCGTACGGCGCGAATCGCGCTACCCGGTCTCCGAGATCCTGGCCAAGACCCCGGCCATCCCCTCGGGCTGCCAGTGGGGCATCTTCCTGCGCAACCACGACGAGCTGACCCTGGAGATGGTCACCGACGAAGAGCGCGACTACATGTGGGCCGAGTACGCCAAGGACCCCCGGATGCGCGCCAACATCGGCATCCGCCGCCGGCTGGCCCCGCTGCTCGACAACGACCGCCACACCATCGAGCTGTTCTCCGCCCTGCTGCTCTCCCTGCCGGGATCGCCGATCATCTACTACGGCGACGAGATCGGCATGGGCGACAACATCTGGCTCGGCGACCGCGACGCCGTCCGCACCCCCATGCAGTGGACACCCGACCGCAACGCGGGTTTCTCCACCTGCGACCCGGGCCGCCTCACCCTGCCCACGATCATGGATCCGGTCTACGGCTACCAGGTCACCAACGTCGAGGCGTCGATGGCCTCGCCGTCCTCGCTGCTGCACTGGACCCGCCGGATGATCGAGATCCGCAAGCAGAACCCGGCCTTCGGTCTCGGCTCCTACACGGAACTGCCCTCCTCCAACCCCGCGGTGCTCGCCTTCCTGCGGGAGTACGAGGACGACCTGGTGCTGTGCGTGAACAACTTCGCGCGGTTCGCACAGCCCACCGAACTCGACCTGCGCCGGTTCGCCGGGCGCCACCCGGTCGAGCTGTTCGGCGGAGTCCGCTTCCCCGCCATCGGCGAACTGCCGTACCTGCTGACCCTCGGGGGACACGGCTTCTACTGGTTCCGGCTCACCCGAGTCGCATCCCGCATCGGCCGCCGGCTGTGA